A DNA window from Flavisolibacter ginsenosidimutans contains the following coding sequences:
- a CDS encoding glycoside hydrolase family 20 protein, with amino-acid sequence MKKAGWLFLAMLPLTLFAQQVSIIPQPVSLQLNEGKFLLDKNTALVYNAANKDLKAAAGFFSSTIKNLSGISLPQNGKAKKIIQLRLAKTEGIGNEGYLLNVTPSSVLITANTKAGLVYAMQTLFQTLPAVRTNAALQISAMHVKDYPRFKWRGMHLDVSRHFFSPDLVKQYIDLMALYKFNTFHWHLTDDQGWRIEIKKYPKLTEVGAWRVDENNNVWGQRPQAKEGEAPTYGGYYTQEQIKDVVAYAAQRNITIVPELDVPGHSAAAIASYPFLSCTQQPQLPMTGGNYTGISSNLCPGNDSVFTFLQDVYSEVINLFPSKYIHVGGDEVDKTPWKLCPKCQARIKAEALKNEEELQSYFIKRMEKFIVSKHRKMIGWDEILEGGLAPEAMVMSWRGEAGGIAAAKMNHDVVMTPGNPVYFDHYQGDPATEPLAIGGFNTLKKVYDYEPLPKELTEAEAKYILGAQANLWAEYITTPSHVLYMVLPRMLALSEVVWSPKEARDWNGFNQRLQAHFKAFDQKELPYSKGNFKVEIKPSSQSGQLFITLSTEAYKGDVYYTTDGTQPSLQSRKYNEPIRIDSSLTLKAITVVDGKIMSVLPAQQSFEMHKAVGKNVSYTNPVSRYYMADGPNSLTDGVRGTTAVGKYWHGFSGKDLIATIDLGDEKNIHSVSLGCLQAYRDWIMMPQWVKFEASNDGQNFTELKTVQNNVSVNEQAATVNDFVADFPERKARFIRVTAKVLDALPKGHSGEGKPAWIFADEIVVN; translated from the coding sequence ATGAAAAAAGCAGGATGGTTATTTCTTGCCATGCTTCCTTTGACTCTGTTTGCACAACAAGTCAGCATCATTCCGCAACCCGTAAGTCTTCAGTTGAACGAGGGTAAATTTTTATTGGACAAAAACACAGCCCTTGTTTACAACGCGGCCAATAAAGATTTGAAAGCCGCTGCCGGTTTCTTCTCTTCAACCATTAAAAACCTTTCGGGAATCAGCTTGCCGCAAAACGGCAAAGCAAAAAAGATCATCCAATTAAGGCTTGCGAAAACAGAGGGCATCGGCAACGAAGGTTATCTATTAAACGTGACGCCTTCTTCGGTTTTGATAACGGCCAACACAAAAGCGGGCCTTGTGTACGCCATGCAAACTTTGTTTCAAACCCTGCCCGCCGTTCGCACCAACGCAGCCTTGCAAATATCGGCCATGCACGTAAAAGATTATCCCCGTTTCAAGTGGAGAGGAATGCATTTGGACGTAAGCCGTCATTTCTTTTCGCCTGATTTGGTGAAGCAATACATTGACCTGATGGCGCTGTATAAATTCAACACCTTTCACTGGCATTTAACGGACGACCAGGGCTGGCGCATCGAGATAAAAAAATACCCGAAGCTGACCGAAGTGGGCGCCTGGCGTGTGGATGAAAACAACAACGTGTGGGGTCAAAGGCCGCAGGCCAAAGAAGGCGAAGCGCCAACCTACGGTGGCTACTACACACAGGAACAAATTAAAGACGTTGTGGCTTACGCGGCACAACGCAACATTACAATTGTGCCCGAACTGGACGTGCCCGGACACAGCGCGGCGGCCATTGCTTCCTATCCTTTTTTAAGTTGCACACAACAGCCGCAACTGCCCATGACCGGTGGCAATTATACCGGCATATCGTCCAACCTTTGTCCGGGCAACGACAGCGTATTCACATTTTTGCAGGATGTGTACAGTGAAGTCATCAATCTTTTTCCATCAAAATACATTCACGTAGGCGGCGACGAGGTTGACAAAACACCGTGGAAACTTTGCCCGAAATGCCAGGCAAGAATCAAAGCCGAAGCCCTGAAGAACGAAGAAGAATTGCAGAGTTATTTTATCAAGCGAATGGAAAAATTCATCGTTAGCAAACACCGCAAGATGATTGGCTGGGATGAAATTTTGGAAGGCGGTTTGGCGCCCGAAGCAATGGTAATGAGTTGGCGCGGCGAAGCCGGTGGCATTGCGGCGGCAAAGATGAATCACGACGTGGTGATGACGCCGGGCAATCCGGTTTACTTCGATCATTACCAGGGAGATCCCGCAACGGAGCCTTTGGCCATCGGTGGTTTTAACACGTTAAAAAAAGTGTACGATTACGAACCATTGCCGAAAGAATTAACGGAAGCCGAAGCAAAATACATATTGGGTGCGCAGGCCAATCTCTGGGCCGAATACATCACCACGCCGTCGCATGTTTTGTACATGGTGTTGCCGCGCATGTTGGCCTTAAGCGAAGTGGTTTGGAGTCCGAAAGAAGCAAGGGACTGGAACGGTTTCAACCAACGTTTGCAAGCGCATTTCAAAGCCTTTGATCAAAAAGAATTGCCGTACAGCAAAGGCAATTTTAAAGTGGAGATAAAGCCTTCTTCGCAAAGCGGGCAATTGTTTATAACGCTTTCTACCGAAGCTTACAAAGGCGATGTGTATTACACAACCGACGGCACGCAGCCAAGCTTGCAAAGCCGCAAATACAACGAGCCCATTCGAATTGATTCGTCGTTGACGTTGAAAGCCATCACGGTTGTTGACGGAAAAATTATGAGTGTGCTTCCGGCGCAGCAATCTTTTGAGATGCACAAGGCCGTCGGGAAAAATGTGAGCTATACAAATCCTGTCAGCCGTTATTACATGGCTGATGGTCCCAACTCGTTAACCGACGGCGTGCGGGGCACGACGGCCGTGGGCAAGTACTGGCACGGCTTCAGCGGAAAAGATTTGATTGCGACAATAGACCTTGGCGATGAGAAAAATATTCACAGCGTATCACTGGGTTGTTTGCAAGCTTACCGCGACTGGATCATGATGCCGCAATGGGTGAAATTTGAAGCGTCGAACGACGGTCAAAATTTTACCGAACTAAAAACCGTGCAGAACAATGTTTCGGTGAACGAGCAAGCGGCAACCGTGAACGATTTTGTTGCTGATTTTCCCGAACGCAAAGCAAGATTTATTCGCGTTACGGCCAAGGTTCTCGATGCATTGCCCAAAGGGCATTCCGGCGAAGGAAAGCCTGCGTGGATTTTTGCGGACGAAATCGTGGTGAACTGA
- a CDS encoding hypervirulence associated TUDOR domain-containing protein, which produces MAQKFKVGDHVTWNSEAGLVSGTIIKVHTADFPYKGYTHHATKDDPQYEIKSDKTDHIAAHKASALKKIK; this is translated from the coding sequence ATGGCCCAAAAATTTAAAGTTGGCGATCACGTGACATGGAACTCAGAAGCGGGCCTTGTCTCGGGAACAATTATAAAAGTTCATACGGCTGACTTCCCCTACAAAGGCTACACGCATCACGCCACGAAAGATGACCCGCAGTACGAAATTAAAAGCGATAAAACCGATCACATTGCCGCACACAAAGCCTCGGCATTGAAAAAAATAAAATAA